Proteins encoded within one genomic window of Nonomuraea gerenzanensis:
- the frdD gene encoding fumarate reductase subunit FrdD, with product MRRTLEPYLWLLFSGGGVVAALVLPVLVLLFGVLMPLGVLDWPTAGHLGGLLGNVLVRLALVVVVVLCLFHAAHRIRHTSEELLGIARFDLVVALLCYGGAITGGVLAVMLMF from the coding sequence TTGAGGCGCACACTGGAGCCGTACCTGTGGCTGCTGTTCAGCGGCGGGGGAGTGGTGGCGGCGCTCGTGCTGCCGGTGCTCGTGCTGCTGTTCGGGGTGCTCATGCCGCTCGGGGTCCTCGACTGGCCCACCGCCGGGCACCTGGGCGGGCTGCTGGGCAACGTGCTGGTCCGGCTGGCACTGGTCGTGGTGGTGGTGCTCTGCCTCTTCCACGCCGCGCACCGCATCCGCCACACGAGTGAGGAGCTGCTCGGCATTGCCAGGTTCGACCTGGTCGTGGCACTTCTGTGTTACGGCGGGGCCATTACGGGCGGGGTGCTCGCAGTGATGTTGATGTTCTGA